One Manihot esculenta cultivar AM560-2 chromosome 6, M.esculenta_v8, whole genome shotgun sequence DNA segment encodes these proteins:
- the LOC110616459 gene encoding 18S rRNA (guanine-N(7))-methyltransferase RID2 isoform X3, whose translation MIQRHTQTSLGTLRHALRLCLASAIQALHSEMAGFFLTSNADTTTPSKEHGLALRPGVIDGAISISAVQWLCNADKSSHEPKLRLKAFFGSLYRCLARGARAVFQVYPENLAQRELILRSAMHAGFAGGVVVDYPHSAKSRKEYLVLTCGPPSLTTATPKAKGEDGESCSEDEVSEDEENQTVRFSDRQRPRKKQKVNKKGKGREWVLRKKEQMRNKGINVPPNTKYTARKRKARF comes from the exons ATGATTCAAAGGCACACCCAGACGAGCCTAGGCACACTCAGGCACGCCTTGCGCCTCTGTCTCGCCTCGGCAATCCAGGCACTCCATTCAGAGATGGCTGGCTTTTTCCTCACTTCAAACGCAGATACAACCACTCCTAGTAAAGAACAT GGTTTAGCTCTTCGTCCTGGCGTTATTGATGGTGCCATCAGTATCTCTGCTGTTCAG TGGTTATGCAATGCTGACAAGTCCTCCCATGAGCCAAAACTGAGATTGAA GGCTTTCTTTGGATCATTATATAGATGCTTGGCAAGGGGAGCAAGAGCAGTGTTTCAAGTATATCCTGAAAATCTAGCTCAGCGTGAGCTGATTTTGAGATCTGCTATGCATGCTGGATTTGCCGGGGGTGTGGTAGTTGACTATCCTCACAG TGCCAAGAGCAGGAAAGAATACCTTGTCCTCACTTGTGGACCACCATCACTAACCACAGCCACTCCAAAGGCAAAAGGTGAAGATGGAGAAAGTTGTTCTGAAGACGAAGTCAGTGAAGATGAGGAAAATCAGACT GTTCGCTTTTCGGACAGGCAGAGACCTAGGAAAAAGCAGAAAGTAAACAAGAAAGGGAAGGGAAGAGAATGGGTACTGAGGAAAAAGGAGCAAATGAGAAATAAAGGAATTAATGTGCCTCCTAACACAAAATACACTGCTAGAAAGCGGAAGGCTCGATTTTGA
- the LOC110616459 gene encoding 18S rRNA (guanine-N(7))-methyltransferase RID2 isoform X2 translates to MSSRPELLAPPEIFYDDVEARKYTSSSRIIEIQSKLSERAVELLALPDDGVPRLLLDIGCGSGLSGETLTENGHQWIGLDISLSMLNIASEREVEGDILLGDMGQWLCNADKSSHEPKLRLKAFFGSLYRCLARGARAVFQVYPENLAQRELILRSAMHAGFAGGVVVDYPHSAKSRKEYLVLTCGPPSLTTATPKAKGEDGESCSEDEVSEDEENQTVRFSDRQRPRKKQKVNKKGKGREWVLRKKEQMRNKGINVPPNTKYTARKRKARF, encoded by the exons ATGTCAAGTCGGCCTGAGCTTCTGGCTCCGCCTGAGATATTCTACGATGATGTTGAAGCCCGAAAGTACACTTCTTCTTCTCGTATTATTGAAATTCAG TCAAAGCTATCAGAGAGAGCAGTAGAGCTTCTTGCTTTGCCGGATGATGGAGTTCCCAGATTACTTCTTGACATCG GTTGTGGATCAGGACTTAGTGGAGAGACACTGACTGAAAATGGGCACCAATGGATTGGCTTAGACATTTCACTATCAATGCTTA ATATTGCATCGGAACGAGAGGTGGAAGGTGATATTTTGCTTGGTGATATGGGGCAG TGGTTATGCAATGCTGACAAGTCCTCCCATGAGCCAAAACTGAGATTGAA GGCTTTCTTTGGATCATTATATAGATGCTTGGCAAGGGGAGCAAGAGCAGTGTTTCAAGTATATCCTGAAAATCTAGCTCAGCGTGAGCTGATTTTGAGATCTGCTATGCATGCTGGATTTGCCGGGGGTGTGGTAGTTGACTATCCTCACAG TGCCAAGAGCAGGAAAGAATACCTTGTCCTCACTTGTGGACCACCATCACTAACCACAGCCACTCCAAAGGCAAAAGGTGAAGATGGAGAAAGTTGTTCTGAAGACGAAGTCAGTGAAGATGAGGAAAATCAGACT GTTCGCTTTTCGGACAGGCAGAGACCTAGGAAAAAGCAGAAAGTAAACAAGAAAGGGAAGGGAAGAGAATGGGTACTGAGGAAAAAGGAGCAAATGAGAAATAAAGGAATTAATGTGCCTCCTAACACAAAATACACTGCTAGAAAGCGGAAGGCTCGATTTTGA
- the LOC110616459 gene encoding 18S rRNA (guanine-N(7))-methyltransferase RID2 isoform X1, translating into MSSRPELLAPPEIFYDDVEARKYTSSSRIIEIQSKLSERAVELLALPDDGVPRLLLDIGCGSGLSGETLTENGHQWIGLDISLSMLNIASEREVEGDILLGDMGQGLALRPGVIDGAISISAVQWLCNADKSSHEPKLRLKAFFGSLYRCLARGARAVFQVYPENLAQRELILRSAMHAGFAGGVVVDYPHSAKSRKEYLVLTCGPPSLTTATPKAKGEDGESCSEDEVSEDEENQTVRFSDRQRPRKKQKVNKKGKGREWVLRKKEQMRNKGINVPPNTKYTARKRKARF; encoded by the exons ATGTCAAGTCGGCCTGAGCTTCTGGCTCCGCCTGAGATATTCTACGATGATGTTGAAGCCCGAAAGTACACTTCTTCTTCTCGTATTATTGAAATTCAG TCAAAGCTATCAGAGAGAGCAGTAGAGCTTCTTGCTTTGCCGGATGATGGAGTTCCCAGATTACTTCTTGACATCG GTTGTGGATCAGGACTTAGTGGAGAGACACTGACTGAAAATGGGCACCAATGGATTGGCTTAGACATTTCACTATCAATGCTTA ATATTGCATCGGAACGAGAGGTGGAAGGTGATATTTTGCTTGGTGATATGGGGCAG GGTTTAGCTCTTCGTCCTGGCGTTATTGATGGTGCCATCAGTATCTCTGCTGTTCAG TGGTTATGCAATGCTGACAAGTCCTCCCATGAGCCAAAACTGAGATTGAA GGCTTTCTTTGGATCATTATATAGATGCTTGGCAAGGGGAGCAAGAGCAGTGTTTCAAGTATATCCTGAAAATCTAGCTCAGCGTGAGCTGATTTTGAGATCTGCTATGCATGCTGGATTTGCCGGGGGTGTGGTAGTTGACTATCCTCACAG TGCCAAGAGCAGGAAAGAATACCTTGTCCTCACTTGTGGACCACCATCACTAACCACAGCCACTCCAAAGGCAAAAGGTGAAGATGGAGAAAGTTGTTCTGAAGACGAAGTCAGTGAAGATGAGGAAAATCAGACT GTTCGCTTTTCGGACAGGCAGAGACCTAGGAAAAAGCAGAAAGTAAACAAGAAAGGGAAGGGAAGAGAATGGGTACTGAGGAAAAAGGAGCAAATGAGAAATAAAGGAATTAATGTGCCTCCTAACACAAAATACACTGCTAGAAAGCGGAAGGCTCGATTTTGA